In a genomic window of Streptomyces sp. SJL17-4:
- a CDS encoding GNAT family protein: MIPTWPVVLVDGEVLLRPIKMRDHAAWREVNRRNREWLRPWEATVPPPSPGGPVAQRPTYRQMVRHLRSEANAGRMLPFVIEYRGRLVGQLTVAGITWGSMCSGHVGYWVDSEVAGRGVMPTAVALAVDHCFRVVGLHRMEVCIRPENGPSRRVVEKLGFREEGLRPRYLHIDGAWRDHLVFALTAEEVPEGLLRRWHRARIK, translated from the coding sequence GTGATCCCGACCTGGCCGGTCGTCCTCGTGGACGGAGAGGTGCTGCTCCGTCCGATAAAGATGCGTGACCACGCGGCCTGGCGCGAGGTGAACCGGCGCAACCGGGAGTGGCTGCGGCCCTGGGAGGCGACGGTTCCGCCGCCCTCTCCCGGCGGGCCGGTGGCGCAGCGGCCGACGTACCGTCAGATGGTCCGCCATCTGCGGTCGGAGGCGAACGCCGGGCGGATGCTGCCGTTCGTGATCGAGTACCGGGGGCGGCTGGTCGGGCAGTTGACGGTCGCGGGCATCACCTGGGGCTCGATGTGCTCCGGGCACGTGGGCTACTGGGTGGACAGCGAGGTGGCCGGCCGCGGTGTCATGCCGACGGCGGTCGCGCTGGCGGTCGACCACTGCTTCCGTGTGGTGGGTCTGCACCGGATGGAGGTGTGCATCCGTCCGGAGAACGGACCTTCGCGCCGGGTCGTCGAGAAACTCGGGTTCCGCGAGGAGGGGCTGCGGCCCCGCTACCTCCACATCGACGGCGCGTGGCGGGACCATCTGGTCTTCGCGCTGACGGCGGAGGAGGTGCCGGAGGGGCTGCTGCGCCGCTGGCATCGGGCGAGAATAAAATAA
- a CDS encoding MogA/MoaB family molybdenum cofactor biosynthesis protein encodes MTRGGRVSGVHEHEHEHEHEEPSGGTEEVPAAAYRALVVTASNRASAGVYEDKGGPMIAEGLTRMRFAVEGPQVVPDGAPVEAALRAGIAAGYDLIVTTGGTGISPTDETPEVTRRVLEREIPGIPEAIRAYGREKVPTAALSRGLAGVAGSTLIVNLPGSSGGVRDGLTVLEPILRHAVDQIRGGDHPRPS; translated from the coding sequence GTGACGCGCGGGGGCCGGGTGTCGGGCGTCCACGAGCACGAGCACGAGCACGAGCACGAGGAGCCGTCCGGCGGTACCGAGGAGGTTCCGGCGGCGGCCTACCGCGCCCTCGTCGTGACGGCCTCGAACCGGGCGTCGGCCGGGGTGTACGAGGACAAGGGCGGCCCGATGATCGCCGAGGGGCTGACCCGGATGCGCTTCGCCGTGGAAGGCCCCCAGGTCGTCCCGGACGGGGCGCCGGTCGAGGCCGCCCTGCGTGCCGGGATCGCCGCCGGGTACGACCTGATCGTCACGACCGGCGGTACGGGCATCTCGCCCACCGACGAGACGCCCGAGGTGACCCGCCGGGTCCTGGAGCGGGAGATCCCGGGCATCCCGGAGGCGATCCGGGCGTACGGCCGGGAGAAGGTGCCGACGGCGGCGCTCTCGCGGGGCCTCGCGGGGGTCGCGGGCAGCACGCTGATCGTGAACCTGCCCGGGTCGTCCGGCGGCGTACGGGACGGGCTGACCGTCCTGGAGCCGATCCTGCGCCACGCCGTCGACCAGATCCGCGGTGGCGACCACCCGAGACCGTCGTGA